One Myxococcota bacterium DNA segment encodes these proteins:
- a CDS encoding isoprenylcysteine carboxylmethyltransferase family protein, translating into MSEPASAPSDHSGVVFPPPFIYVLFFAGGLVLDRFAPLPQPPAVVARPLGAVFVLAFVALTVASFRHFWSAGTSIVPVRPTTALVVGGPYRFTRNPMYLGLLLLYAGVSLLAGLVWPLLLGPGLVWVVGEWCIGPEERYLAGKFGDEYHRYRARVRRWI; encoded by the coding sequence ATGAGCGAGCCGGCAAGCGCCCCCAGCGACCACTCCGGCGTCGTCTTCCCGCCGCCGTTCATCTACGTGCTCTTCTTCGCGGGCGGCCTCGTCCTCGACCGCTTCGCGCCGCTGCCGCAGCCGCCCGCTGTCGTCGCGCGCCCGCTCGGCGCAGTGTTCGTGCTCGCCTTCGTCGCCCTCACGGTCGCGAGCTTCCGGCACTTCTGGTCGGCGGGCACGAGCATCGTGCCGGTGCGCCCGACCACCGCGCTCGTCGTCGGCGGTCCCTACCGCTTCACGCGCAACCCGATGTATCTCGGGCTCCTCCTGCTCTACGCCGGGGTCTCCTTGCTGGCCGGCCTGGTCTGGCCGCTGCTCCTGGGACCGGGGCTCGTGTGGGTGGTCGGCGAATGGTGCATCGGTCCCGAGGAGCGGTATCTCGCCGGGAAGTTCGGCGACGAGTATCACCGCTACCGGGCGCGCGTGCGGCGCTGGATCTGA